One genomic region from Quercus robur chromosome 4, dhQueRobu3.1, whole genome shotgun sequence encodes:
- the LOC126721193 gene encoding GDSL esterase/lipase At4g01130 isoform X2 produces MKLWLPKIFVIRCWQFLVVMVTILFGCFSLSHSKCDFEAIFNFGDSNSDTGGFWAAFPAQSGPFGMTYFNRPAGRASDGRLIIDFLAQGLGLPFLSPYLQSIGSNYRHGANYATLASTVLLPNTSLFVTGISPFSLAIQLNQMKEFKTKVDEFHRSSSSSSYHGTGIGGVKQYLPQVVSQIAGTIKEVYGLGGRAFLVFNLAPVGCYPALLVERPNNSSDVDEFGCVISYNNAVVDYNNMLKETLTQTGEALSNASLIYVDTHSVLLQLFRHPTSYGLRYGTKACCGHGGGTYNFDPNLYCGNTKVINGSTVTATACSDPENYVSWDGIHTTESANKIIAQAILNGSYFDPPFPLHQLCDIHSIG; encoded by the exons ATGAAGCTCTGGTTACCGAAGATCTTTGTTATTAGATGTTGGCAATTTTTAGTTGTGATGGTAACAATATTGTTTGGTTGCTTTAGCTTAAGTCATTCAAAATGTGATTTTGAGGCAATTTTCAACTTTGGTGACTCGAATTCAGACACCGGTGGGTTTTGGGCAGCTTTTCCGGCACAGTCTGGTCCCTTTGGCATGACTTACTTCAACAGACCTGCTGGTCGGGCTTCTGATGGAAGGCTCATTATTGATTTCTTGG CACAAGGTTTAGGATTGCCATTTTTAAGCCCATATTTGCaatcaattggatcaaattatAGACACGGGGCCAACTATGCAACATTGGCTTCAACAGTCCTCCTTCCAAACACTTCATTATTTGTTACTGGTATTAGCCCCTTTTCCCTGGCCATTCAGCTCAACCAAATGAAGGAATTCAAGACCAAAGTTGATGAATTCCATCGCTCCTCGTCCTCGTCCTCGTATCATGGAACAG GAATAGGTGGAGTGAAACAGTATCTCCCTCAAGTGGTCTCCCAAATTGCTGGCACCATAAAG GAGGTATATGGCTTAGGAGGGCGTGCATTTCTAGTGTTCAATCTTGCACCAGTGGGTTGCTATCCAGCATTATTGGTGGAGCGTCCTAACAACAGTTCAGACGTTGATGAGTTTGGATGCGTTATCTCTTACAACAATGCAGTGGTGGACTATAACAACATGTTGAAGGAGACACTAACACAAACTGGGGAAGCTCTCTCAAATGCTTCCCTCATATATGTGGACACTCATTCTGTGTTGCTACAGCTCTTCCGGCATCCTACTTCTTATG GGCTTCGATATGGTACTAAAGCATGTTGTGGACATGGAGGTGGCACCTACAATTTTGACCCTAATTTATACTGTGGGAACACCAAGGTGATTAATGGGAGCACTGTGACCGCAACAGCTTGTAGTGACCCGGAGAACTATGTTAGCTGGGATGGAATACATACCACAGAATCAGCGAACAAGATTATTGCACAGGCAATTCTAAATGGCTCTTATTTTGATCCTCCTTTTCCATTGCACCAACTCTGTGACATCCACTCTATAGGCTGA
- the LOC126721193 gene encoding GDSL esterase/lipase At4g01130 isoform X1: protein MKLWLPKIFVIRCWQFLVVMVTILFGCFSLSHSKCDFEAIFNFGDSNSDTGGFWAAFPAQSGPFGMTYFNRPAGRASDGRLIIDFLAQGLGLPFLSPYLQSIGSNYRHGANYATLASTVLLPNTSLFVTGISPFSLAIQLNQMKEFKTKVDEFHRSSSSSSYHGTESTKLPSQDIFGKSLYTFYIGQNDFTSNLTAIGIGGVKQYLPQVVSQIAGTIKEVYGLGGRAFLVFNLAPVGCYPALLVERPNNSSDVDEFGCVISYNNAVVDYNNMLKETLTQTGEALSNASLIYVDTHSVLLQLFRHPTSYGLRYGTKACCGHGGGTYNFDPNLYCGNTKVINGSTVTATACSDPENYVSWDGIHTTESANKIIAQAILNGSYFDPPFPLHQLCDIHSIG from the exons ATGAAGCTCTGGTTACCGAAGATCTTTGTTATTAGATGTTGGCAATTTTTAGTTGTGATGGTAACAATATTGTTTGGTTGCTTTAGCTTAAGTCATTCAAAATGTGATTTTGAGGCAATTTTCAACTTTGGTGACTCGAATTCAGACACCGGTGGGTTTTGGGCAGCTTTTCCGGCACAGTCTGGTCCCTTTGGCATGACTTACTTCAACAGACCTGCTGGTCGGGCTTCTGATGGAAGGCTCATTATTGATTTCTTGG CACAAGGTTTAGGATTGCCATTTTTAAGCCCATATTTGCaatcaattggatcaaattatAGACACGGGGCCAACTATGCAACATTGGCTTCAACAGTCCTCCTTCCAAACACTTCATTATTTGTTACTGGTATTAGCCCCTTTTCCCTGGCCATTCAGCTCAACCAAATGAAGGAATTCAAGACCAAAGTTGATGAATTCCATCGCTCCTCGTCCTCGTCCTCGTATCATGGAACAG AATCGACGAAACTTCCTTCACAAGACATTTTCGGAAAATCTCTCTACACATTTTACATTGGTCAAAATGATTTCACTTCCAACTTAACTGCTATAGGAATAGGTGGAGTGAAACAGTATCTCCCTCAAGTGGTCTCCCAAATTGCTGGCACCATAAAG GAGGTATATGGCTTAGGAGGGCGTGCATTTCTAGTGTTCAATCTTGCACCAGTGGGTTGCTATCCAGCATTATTGGTGGAGCGTCCTAACAACAGTTCAGACGTTGATGAGTTTGGATGCGTTATCTCTTACAACAATGCAGTGGTGGACTATAACAACATGTTGAAGGAGACACTAACACAAACTGGGGAAGCTCTCTCAAATGCTTCCCTCATATATGTGGACACTCATTCTGTGTTGCTACAGCTCTTCCGGCATCCTACTTCTTATG GGCTTCGATATGGTACTAAAGCATGTTGTGGACATGGAGGTGGCACCTACAATTTTGACCCTAATTTATACTGTGGGAACACCAAGGTGATTAATGGGAGCACTGTGACCGCAACAGCTTGTAGTGACCCGGAGAACTATGTTAGCTGGGATGGAATACATACCACAGAATCAGCGAACAAGATTATTGCACAGGCAATTCTAAATGGCTCTTATTTTGATCCTCCTTTTCCATTGCACCAACTCTGTGACATCCACTCTATAGGCTGA